AAGAATCTGTTTAAACTCCTTAACTTGTTGCAAAATTAATATGTAAATTGTAACCTGACTCTAGCCTGATGAACAGTTCCCCATATCAATAATATTTTTCTTACTTTACTCCATTATTAACTATTTTTCATGACTCTGGTGAAAAACAAATGCAGCAGAAATGGGAAATGACAAAACTTTTAATCATTATTATTAGTTtaaatactattattattaatgtaTTATTCACCAGTCTTGTAAAGAAAACCTGCCTTCACATGGTAATGGCAACCAGACCCACCACTCTGTTTGCTTATACTGTTGGAACTGGAcacaacaataaataatatatgtttttaagtaaaaacaaatgtagaCAGCAATTATATTACATACATCTAATTAGAAaacttgtattatttttattaattagcCTAAAAAGTTACCTTTGCCTCCATGTAGTTGTAGCCATACTATAAAACTAGTGTTTACCTCCATGGTGTAGGTTTTTCCAGAGCCTGTCTGCCCATATGCAAATATGCAGATATGGTAGCCATCAATGCAGGATGTCACAAGAGGTTCAATCTCCTGAAAGACCTGTTTAAACCAAATCAGCAGTGAGGTGGAGCTTCAGGGCTCATGTTATGATAACGTGTCCTCTTCAAGCACTTGTCTTTTTCACTACCTCTTCCTGTGTGGCATGTGGCTGGAAGACCTTGTCCAGCTCAAAGCTGCGATTCTTTCCCTTGTTCATTACAGTGAGGGAAGACTCATTGTTGGGGTCCGTCGTCACAACAACAGACTGACCTTCCTCATGCTGGTCCTCCTTCAGTACAGGCTTGACCCGGCACAGCACACGGATGTTGCCTAAAACAGAGGGATGGCTCAGTAAGTGAGcaattttactgtatttactgAAGCAAATGTGACCCTTTGACACCTTTCAGCTCCACCAGCTGCTCATGCAACTTCCTACGCAGGGCCACTTCTTTCCTGTATTTCTCCAGAAGATCTTTGTTGGCTTCAGACATCTCACTGATAGCTGCCGAAATCTACTCAAGACAAAACACACCTTTAAATCTCAgaaatctgatgtttctttCCACCAAATAAAGGATTTAAGATTTGACTTACCTGCTTTTTGGCTTCAGTTATAGCTGCACCATAAAACTCGGAGAAGTTTCTAACCTGACTCCTCAGACTGGCGTAGTCTGTCTTCATGGAGCGCAAGGTTGGAGGGAGAGCTGTTAGACGCTTCTGCAAAgctgaaagagaaaataaagcgTGAAGAAATATTGTCTGATTAAGTGGAGCGTCTTGTTAGCAGAAACAGAAGCGACTCACTGAAGAATTGGTCCTGTAGGTTCTGAAAGTGTTCAGCAGAACAGCTGGCAGCAGCCTTCACAGCCTCTTCTTTCCTCTCCTCCAAGTGGCCGATCTCCTTCAGCAGCTCCTCCCGAAGTTTCCCAATTTCTCGTTCATATGCTGcaatctttaaaatgtttcagcagTTCAacaggggacatatcatgcaaaatccactttttaagctcataaatacattttcttgtgtacttggagtctgtggAAGTGCCGAAAAGTTGAATATAGTCTCTCTaggtgctgcgtagatatctttatattctgtttgagtcatatttttcagtttgttcacttttctctgtcttctgtttctgtttccaACAGTTATGTcccagtatttgctgcagaacagcaaAACAAAGTTATGGACTTTCGGCTAACCAATTTGTATGTAtgccattttttatttcctgctGCAAtgttgtagtccaagctcaactATGCCGAAGCTGCAAGTtgataagtctaaatgttcgaTTTTTGGGTGTGTTAAGCCACACAAACCCTTGCAAATCCATCTCACATTTTGGTCATTCTAATACAATAAACTTCAATgaattttactgggatttcatgtgatgaagacataaattaaaattcacttcacaataatgcactactttttaagtttggactttgactgagccattctactTAAAGGTAAGCCTCTGTCCCTGTGTTTTGGAGCCTCCTTCCAATGGATTTAACAGACTTACCTTGTGCTGCAGGTTGCAGCTATATTCATCTGACTTCCTGATCTGTTCCTCCAGGTGTTTGCACCTCTCATTCTGGCTGGACAGCCTTTCAGATAGCACCTCATTCCTCTGTCTGGCTTTGGTCAGCTGCCTCACTGTGGCTGGCGATTCCACCTCCACTGTCTGTGTGACATACTGGCAGAGAAGATTTACATCTTTTCAGGATCATATAAATACACCTTCTCAATCTATCAACAGCCTGTAAAGATGGCTTACCTTAACAACTGGCTCCTTGCCTCTTTCTTTATTCAGCTCCAGCTCCAGCTCCCTTACTCTGTCCTCTCGTTGTCTAAGCTCCTCTCCTCTTCTCCACTCCCTCTGTTCACTCTTACTCTCAAGCTGTGAGAGCTGCTCGGCCCGCTGTTGCAGGGAGATCTCCAGCTGTTGAACTCTGCCACGAAGGTTCTCATTCTCCTGCCATGTAAAACAAGGCACAGCGCATGTGGGTGTGAACGTCAGGTTTAACAGCATCTATGTGAGCTTTGAGCTGAACTCAAGCTTCCCACCTTGATCAGCATGGTGCTGGACTGAGATGGGATGGTCgtcagctgctgcaggaggcCTTGTGTAACGCTCAGGCTCTGTTTCAGGCTCTCGTTCTCAGCTGACAGACAGAGCACTCGCTTCTCTGAGTCCGTGGCCCCCTGAGGAGACAGAACATAAGATGGAGCTCTGGAATAACAGATCAGAacgaaatgaaaaaaattaacaaaagcCTGCATGATTTGTTGGAGCTCATTGGTTTTGCTCATCCTGAGATCTTGTTGGTATAACACCTTGGTAATAAGATACCTCTTTGTAATATATTTAATACCTTTATAAACATTTGGAAAGTAAAAATTGGCTATAACAGTTGTTAATAacggtgtttttttttccaactaataacttatttataaatatatataattgtgCTCAAGTTTTCAGGGTTAGGAGAATTTGATGTTGCTCAGATGATGTTTAGGGTAAAAAACAATGCGCTTCCATGATGTGTCCAGACGTCGTTTCAGATTAGACTAAATAAATATGACCTTAGAGGAAATTTTATGTTTGTGAAAGCAATAGTGAGAACTAATTCAAAAAGGCATTTTTCAGTTGCCGGCATTAATTTCTGTAAaccatttaataatttattaaaaacaagtaAGTTCGCAGAGATTCAAGTTTatattaaatagaaaaataattaaatcctATTGAGGCAATGTAGAATTTTCAGTGATGATGTTCTGTATATTTActcatttcattatttatttatcttattaTGATGagtgtactcgtcgtcttctgctttatccgggaccgggtcgtgggggcagctgactcagcagagacacccagacgtccctctctccagacacctcctccagctcctgcgggggggagcccaaggcgttcccaggccaccagagagacatagtccctccagcgtgtcctaggaatgtagaccaaccgataaatcgagagcttctttttttcagctcagctttctcttcaccacaatggaccggcacagcgcccccattactgcggcagctgcaccgatccgtctgtcgatctcccgctccattcttccctcactcgtgaacaagaccccaagatacttgaactcctccacttgaggcgggaactcccctccaacctgaagaggacaagccacccttttccggtcgagtaccatggcctcggacttggaggagctgatcttcatcccaaccgcttcacactcggctgtgaaccgccacagcgcatgctgtaggtcttggctagagggggccagcaggaccacgtcatctgcaaaaagaggagacgaaatccactggtccccaaaccagaccccctccggcccttggctgcacctagaaatcttgtccataaaagttatgaacaggaccagtgacaaagggcagccctgccggagtccaacatgcaccgagaacaggtccgacttagtgccggcaatgtggaccaaactcctgctccacttgtacagggaccggatggcccctaataaagggcccacGATTCCATACTGCTGGAGTACCGCCCACAGGGTATCAcgggggacacagtcgaatgccttctccaggtccacaaaacacatgtggacctgttggggaaactcccatgaaccctcgagtaccctgtagagggtatagagttggtccagtgttccacggccgggacaaaaaccacactgctcctcctgaagccgaggttcgactattggccagagaatccttcatgaggactagtagATCGAGGCGCGTGATGAGTGTGCAGATTATAAACTAACAAACGTATAGTTAACTTACTTTTTctggtaaaattaaaaataattaaataaaagttagataaaataAGCATCGCTTCAACCTACTTATTTTCGGTTATTGCGGTTTTATGTTTCATGATGAATTCATTATGTGttcaataattattttacttgCTGTACATGTCACACTGTATGCTAGCATATTGAAAAATGTCTTAGACAGATCCAAACACGAGAAATTGAAGTCGatatttcagctgcttccattctGAATAATGCATGTCTATTGGGATCAAGGCTGGGAAATTCAGTGTTCTGTCGTGTCGTTCATAATAATGTGTGAAACATGTCCTTCAGTTAAAAGTACATTTATGAGTGTTAAAAAGATCCAAGCCAGCATCAATATTTTGTCAGTAAATAAATCAGGAATAAGTACATGTATGTGagcttttgttcagtttttccaGTCATGCACCTTCATCCATATGCATCTGGTCACCGAGCATTTTCATTTCAATTCCTTATATATTATTCTTTAAATTTAAGCAATACTTTTTCTTATTGCAAGCTGTGTTGTACAAGACAAGCTGGGTGCTGCTTGACATTTACAGGGCCATTTTCAATTTGGTCGGTGGGACAGCGCTGCTTTTGCTTGAAAAGTGACAAACATTGAAGAATTACTCCTTCAAAAGCTTGCAGGACTCACAGTGGCTGTTCTCAGTCTTGACAGCTCCTCCTCACGCTCCTCTATGCAGCTCTTGAGTTCATcaatctgaaaatgtaaaagcaaTTTAAAATCTGGTTTAGTACAACAGAATGaccaatttatttttgtttctttttatcagTGGAGGAATGTGAAATTATCTTAACGCCTTTTTATATGGGAATATTTTTCCTACATAAATTAGATAGAACAGGCACCTATGCAAAATGCCATGTGGAAACGCAATTACATTTATGAAGGTCTGCTTTTACAATTCGTAAGTTCATAAGTTTAAATTAATGTTTGACAGAAACAGGAGCAAATGTCATAAAACATGATTGACTAGTTTAATAattcttttaaatgtattgATTTAAAACTAGCCGTGTACCTGCTGCTGAAAGGCCTGTATTTGAGTATGTCTGTCACTTTCTTTTTGCTCCAGCTGTGAGTGGAGTAGACGGAGATCTCCTTTCAGTTTACTCCTCTCACCCTGCAGCCCATACAGAGACTCCACCAGCCTGTGGACACCAGAAGGACTCCCCACATCACTGCTAGACTCACctggaagacaaaaaataagatCAATGACATCCAGCACTATGAACAATTTATTTGCACTGATGTTCTTAGTGAAACCATAGCCCTCTTCAGACAAGGCAAACAATGAAAGTGCAGTGAAAGACTATTTTTGTCATATTAAATAcctaaatgcagttttcaaattatgactTCACTGGTTACCCAAAACCAGGCTTGATCATAGACACACTTGTagaatcaaaaataaaacataaaaaaaaaaaaaaaactcaaataaagCCTGTCTGGTAGCGTGAAGTAGGCCAAAAGATCTCAAAATGCAACTCATCATTGCCGGATATCACAAAATTCAagaacacatgaaaaaaaacatgtctgtaAAGGGTTACAAAAGCCAGTTGTAAGCCTTAATTATCTCCACATTGTGAAAATGTTCTGAGGTCTGAGTAAACAAAGGCAGAACTATTTGAAAGATTTTTTATGAAACAGAACAtgccaacagtcaaacatggagTTGTTAatttgatggtctggggctgctgtTCATCTTAAGGACCTGGGAAACTTGCCACAATTGATCAATCCAtcaattctgctctctaccagaaagtcctgaaggagaatttccatccatcagttagTGACCTTAGGCCCCTCCCCACTGTAGTTATGCCGCTGGACACTGATCCAAAGTATACCAGCAAGTCTACCTCTGAATGGGTCACAAAAACAGTATTTTTtgcagtggcctagtcaaagtctagacctaaatctgaCATAGATGCTGCAGCAGAACCTTTAACAGGCAGTTTCTGCTTGAAATCTCCTtgaatgtggctgaattaaaacaattcagcaaagaACACTGATGAATTTCCTCCCACAGTGACTGAATGGCAGATATCCTAAATACTTGATTGTTGCATTGTTGCTAAGGGTAGGACAACCAGTTACAATGTtcagggggcaattacttttacACATAGGGTCAGCTTGATTTGGATACATTGTTCCTGTAACAAAACCTGCTCTTTGAATTATTCAAATGATCTTTGTCTTGTATTAAAATGTGATTGATGATCTAACACATTTCTGTCTAACAAGTAAATACTGAAGAATTTTGTTGGGTGAGGGGGTCAAATAATTGTTCCCAACATTGCAGTCAGAGTCATCAgaagtttaatttgttttcaaaatgcaTTTCACGTCTTGACCATTTCCCACCGCACAAGTAAATCAAAAATTTATGACCACTGAAACGGCACTTATAGAGTTTCTTCACCAACATTTCAATTGCTTCTGTTCTATTTCCCATCCCAAGGCgcacatttaaagatttaaataagATTAATGCAACTCAGTTGATCTTTTTAAAACCACCCTGTACtccatctccagctgcagctgcagcagcatgccaaacaatgtttcatttttctctgtctcctatTTTCATTCCAGGACTTTATGCTAATTTGATTGACAATGCAAGTCAGGTGTGTCCAACTGGAGAGGtttatgaaagaaaaataaaacactgataaAAGGGTGAAAGCTGCAGCCTGCAGAAGGACTGAAACTGGACTGTAAATATTAAAGCACCAGCTTAAAATTCTGTATTGAAATTCTTTTCAACAAATGAAAGCATTTGTTAAACTCTTGATGAACTCAATGTAAACAGCCTAAACAGCTGAATCATGACCATGCTACATATTCATGATGTACAGTATCGCTTGGACCTGCACTTTGCATTGCATCTAAAATAGAGGAGCAACAAACAGAACAGCCTTGTAACCGTCGGGACCGCCGGCTATTTTTAGCCCACCACGTTGACACGTGCTGCCCCAGCATGTGCCAGACCTTGTAACTGCATTTGCACCATTTTAAACAGCGCCAACAGACATGTTTTATTCATGGTGAGACAGCCCTAATCCAGTAACCCTAAAGGAGTCATGAGATCCTCTTCTTAGATTTTCTGGTACTTTGAAAAGAATTTGCTTACTCTGGGAGCTCCTCTAGCTTTCATGCACCTGTTAACAAGCTGCAAGGCAAGGAGTGACACTATACAGGTGCTGCTTATGGTTTCTCCTCTTAGGTCAAACAACCAGCCTGTGGTTACATCTCACTGCAGGTATAGACAACTATAAAAGTGTGGGCAGCGTGTTCTAAAATAGGTGAAAGAACCTCATATGAAACTGATCTATATAAAACTGTGACATTCTTACCAAAATATACTGTATTTTCTGTGGTTTTATGATTATGTAGTTTGATCTAGTTTTCGACTATAGATTGAACATTTGAAGGCTTTCACCACAAATACTTCTTATTTACAGTATGTTACACGTTCTTCTGATAATAAACTAAAGAGAGGTTAGTTCTCTTTATCAACTCTCATGATCAATCCTAATATGACTAGATCAACCTTTTGTGCAATATTCTTATTGCAATATGCAAGACTCTTCTGTACAAACAATCCAACTTTCTTTTAGATATAGTTTGTCATCTATGGAACAATATACTGTATAATGGTCGGTTCTTCTACTTGTTTTTGCAAttcagttattaattattacttgTATAAAATATGCCATTTCTTAAGCAAGCTTTTCCTTGCCTTTTGTGACATCACATTAAGCAACTAACCAGTGTTGAgaacattcatttatatttttgctcTTTGGATGGAAGAGTTCAATCAGGAATCTAAACAGATTGCCAAAGTTATAATGACAGTCATCGTTATGGTCACTATTTGCATCAGCAGTATTCCTCATGGAATGGGAATCATCCAAGTCAAATTTTGGCTCAAATACGTGAGGCTGAACCCCTTCAGCTCAGGTAAAAATGTAATGCTTCAGAATCTATGTTGAAATCTGTTTCACCATAACTGGactaggtttttgttttttactattgTTATCTCAAATCTTAAGAGTTCCTAATCATTCTTTTCCTATCTTGACCTGCCAAGCAACTGCAGATGTTATTTAGCTAAACGGTATCATCTGGTACAACCCATCAAATGGCGACATTTATGTTAGAGTTGCACATTGTCTCCTTTTAAATAAAGCCATAGTTCAAAACCAGCTGATTCTTCtgccttatgtgatgtcatCGAGTGAAACACACATAAAGGattagctgtttttctttttttctccactatggtttttaaatgtattttgttaaatcCTGCAGTGGAAATCCATACTTCATTaaccaaatgtgtttttaatgccTGTTCTCACTTGTTAGTGAACAAAATCATACTCGTAGATAGTATCTTTAACAAAGCCTATGACCTTTATCTGTATCTGTTTTTCATTATCTCTTCACTGCATGAGAGAGATAGCCCATCTCTGTTACACCTTGTCTTCCCCTCCCCCATCCCATCCCATCCCATCCCACCCCCACACCACACCCACATTTAGTGGGCTGGGACTCTGCTGCTGACTGATGGCCTCCTCCAGACTGCTTATGATGCTATTCTTGTCTCTGATGCGCTGGCGATAGGAGCCCCGCAGAGCCTTCATCTGACGACGGTGCTGGATGCGGTGTCTCTTCAGCTGGACCCGGTACTGGTcggcctgctgctgcagctgctggaaGTGGGAGTACTGCTCCAGAAAGCTTAGCAAGTGGGACATCACTGTGACCAGGGGAGACTCCACTAACTGTGTGATGtggaagcacacacacacacactgaaagtTTATTATCTGCGGACATGAAATTCATCTTAGTCTGTGCACTGTGGCTGAGCTACCTTTCCTGTTGCCTCCAGCTGAACTTGGGAGGCTCTCCTCTTCTCAGCCTCCTGtttgaaagacaaaaaagcTGCCAGAGGAGTGCAGGCAGGTATGTCTGAAGTATCCTGATCTTCGTCACTCAGTTCATCACTGTCACAGCTGCTGCCTGGTCAAACATCATGGGAACAACAGAATAAAGGACTGTTTGCACCAAATATTTAATGCATTAGTAGGAACCTCTCAAGTAGAACAATTATATTTCCTTTGTCTTGAACTTACTTGATTCACTATATCGAGTACAagatttttttcctgttctGGGGGTATGGCCATCTCTTCTCCTGCTCCCTGTTTCCATGGAAACAGGTCCTGGCTCCTGTGCACAGCATCATATTCAAGGGTCAGACAGAAACAgacaaaacagacacacacaaatgtaTTTACAAAAGAAACACATATTTCAAACCAAGACTTGTGCACAACTACATGCAGTAAAACTTCAATCTTAAATGGCAACTTGTGGCTTGATTGTTGTTTTCAAAGACTTCTGAGCAGGAAATCTGAGGGTGCAAATTATGTGGCTAGACTTACATCTGGggaagctccacaggctccCTCCAAGgtttccccctcctcctcctcttttctGAAGACAGTGTAAAAGATGTAGACGAAAAGGGAATAAAAGGCGTACATCTCAACGCCGTCAGAGAGCTCCTGCAAATGACAAATGACCCCACTGAATTACAGTCATCTTTAAACTGACAGAAGGCATAACAATTCCAGGTTTTATCCAAATATACAAGCAAACTGATCTAAATATTCATGTTGAGATCATTTTTTCTTGATGCATCCAAACCTCTCCagcattttttctattttcattgCATTCCATCCAACTGAATTCCTTGTCTTCTGTACCTCATCAAATGGCTTCTCCTTTCTGATAATAGGAACCTGTAATTCCAGCCCTTTGTATTCCGATGTCACGCTCCATCTGTGTTGTCAATCCGAACTCCTCCTGTGCATCTCCTTTTCTCACCAGCTGCTAAAGCATCCCTGCACTGCGAGGCTCATTCTGTTCTCCTCATCCTTTCTCCTCCCCTTCCTTCTCTCCTTCTTTCCAGTTTGCTCCATCAAAAAGCTCCATGGAGCATGCTCAGTAAGGCTTCCTGAGCCGCTGCAGTGGTGCAGCTGCAGATGCTGACAGATTTATGGAGAGAGAATGAGGAGACGGAGCTGATGGTGACACCACTGGTCAGAGTCAGAGGAGAAGGAGAGGTGTCTCTTTTCGTTCctctgaaaatataaaatgaactTGTAAAAGAAATTTCAAGTTGctgattttaaacaatttagcAGTGGAATATTGAAACCTACAAAAGgttattgggaaaaaaaaaaagccattttaAGAATGCAGATTAGACAAACCATTTAATGAGGTAACTATGTATACCCCTTAAACTGTTTTACATATTGTCACACtacatgtgttttattgggattttatatgacagagtagtaaaatgtaaaatgtaaggaaaactgcactgttttaaaaaaaattttaaatctaaaaaggATGGTATTCATATGTATTCTTCCGACTTTacagccctaaataaaatcctatgAAGGCAGCTGCTTCTTTTAGTGAATAGATACCACCTGTGTGCAATTGTCTTTTAAAGCAGGGcttggttttaaaacaatattctgactctgaacatctcactgagcactgttcaatccttcatctgaaaatggaaacactatagcacaactgcaaacctaccaagacatgtctgtccacctaaactgacaggttgggCAAGGAAGGCACTCAGGGTAGCTACCAAAGGGCCTatggtaactgtggaggagctgtagagatccacagctgaaGCTGGAAAATCTGTTCATGGAACAACTATTGGATGCGCACTCTATAAATCTTATCTTTATGCAAGAGAGTAAAAAAGAGAGCTACATACtatagaaagagaaaaataagtTATGGTCCTACTTTGTAACAAGCCATGTAGAAaatatgtgaaagaaggtgctctggtcagataagaccaaaattgaacgTTATGACGAACAAGTAAATGCTATgtctggtggaaaactaacactgaacatcactctgaacacaccatccccatggtaaATATGGGGGTGTGGTTATTCAtgtcttcagcagagacagggacaCTAATTACAGGTCAGTCCCGAAACAAAACATTAGGCGCTGCAGAAGACGTGGGGCAAGgacaaaggttcaccttccagcatgacaacgaccctaaaaatacgctgctcaaaaaatataaagggaacacttaaacaacacaatataactccaagtgaatcaaacttctgtgaaatcaaactgtccacttaggaagcaacactgattgacaatcaatttcacagctgttgttcaaatgaaatagacaacagggggaaatctttggcgattagcaagacactcaataaaggagtggttctgcaggtggggaccacagaccacttctcagtacctatgatttctggctgatgttttggtcacttttgaatgttggtggtgccttcacactcgtggtagcatgagacggactctacaacccacacaagtggctcaggcagtgcagctcatccaggatggcacatcaatgtgagttGTGGCaacaaggtttgctgtgtctgtcagcgtagtgtccagagcctggaggcgctaccaggagacaggccagtacaccaggagacgtggaggaggctgtaggagggccacaacccagcagcaggaccgctacctccacctttgtgcaaggaggaacaggaggagcactgccagagccctgcaaaatgacctccagcaggccacaaatgtgcatgtgtctgcacaaacagttagaaaccgactccatgaggatggtatgagggcccgacatccacaaatgggggttgtacTCACAACccacgcttggcatttgccagagaacaccaggattggcaaattccccactggcgccctgagctcttcacagatgaaggcaggttcacactgagcacatgtgacagacgtgacagagtctggagacaccgtggagagcgatctgctgcctgcaacatccttcagcatgaccggtttggcagtgggtcagtaatggtgtggggtggcattcctttggagggccgcatggccctccaaaGGAATGCCACCATAGACTGCCACcatagactgtccaggagttggcggatgctttagtccagctctgggaggagatccctcaggagaccatccgccgtctcatcaggagcatgccaaGGTGTTGtaaggaggtcatacaggcacgtggaggccacacacaatactgagcctcattttgacttgttttaaggacattacatcaaagttggatcagcctctagtgtgtttttccactttcattttgtgtgtgactccaaatccaggcctccattggttaatacatttgatttccattgatgatttttgtgtgatcttgttgtcagcacattcaactttgtacagaacaaagtattcaatgagaatatttcattcattcagatctaggatgtgttatttgagtgttccttttGTTATTTTGAGCTGTGTATATCCAGCGCTATAGAGAAAAACCTCTCATAAAAACAATgaactttgtggttgtattgtgacaaaatgtgaaaatgtgcaaATAGCGGGATACGTTTGCAAGGTGCCGTATAAAACGAAATTGGTAATAGCAAAGTCTAAtcactttttaaatatatacaggggttggacaatgaaactgaaacacctggttttagaccacaataatttattagtatggtgtagagcctccttttgcggccaatacagcgtcaattcatcttgggaatgacatatacaagtcctgcacagtggtcagagggattttaagccattcttcttgcaggatagtgaccaggtcactacatgatactggtggaggaaaacgtttcctgactcgctcctccaaaacaccccaaagtggctcaataatatttagatctggtgactgtgcaggccatgggagatgttcaacttcactttcaagttcatcaaaccaatctttcaccagtcttgctgtgtgtattggtgcattgtcatcctgatacacggcaccgccttcaggatacaatatttgaaccattggatgtacatggtcctcaagaatggttcggtagtccttggcagtgacgcgcccatc
This genomic stretch from Girardinichthys multiradiatus isolate DD_20200921_A chromosome 3, DD_fGirMul_XY1, whole genome shotgun sequence harbors:
- the si:ch211-257p13.3 gene encoding kinesin-like protein KIFC3 isoform X2; amino-acid sequence: MYAFYSLFVYIFYTVFRKEEEEGETLEGACGASPDEPGPVSMETGSRRRDGHTPRTGKKSCTRYSESSSSCDSDELSDEDQDTSDIPACTPLAAFLSFKQEAEKRRASQVQLEATGKLVESPLVTVMSHLLSFLEQYSHFQQLQQQADQYRVQLKRHRIQHRRQMKALRGSYRQRIRDKNSIISSLEEAISQQQSPSPLNVGESSSDVGSPSGVHRLVESLYGLQGERSKLKGDLRLLHSQLEQKESDRHTQIQAFQQQIDELKSCIEEREEELSRLRTATGATDSEKRVLCLSAENESLKQSLSVTQGLLQQLTTIPSQSSTMLIKENENLRGRVQQLEISLQQRAEQLSQLESKSEQREWRRGEELRQREDRVRELELELNKERGKEPVVKYVTQTVEVESPATVRQLTKARQRNEVLSERLSSQNERCKHLEEQIRKSDEYSCNLQHKIAAYEREIGKLREELLKEIGHLEERKEEAVKAAASCSAEHFQNLQDQFFTLQKRLTALPPTLRSMKTDYASLRSQVRNFSEFYGAAITEAKKQISAAISEMSEANKDLLEKYRKEVALRRKLHEQLVELKGNIRVLCRVKPVLKEDQHEEGQSVVVTTDPNNESSLTVMNKGKNRSFELDKVFQPHATQEEVFQEIEPLVTSCIDGYHICIFAYGQTGSGKTYTMEGSVENPGINQRALKHLFSEIEERKDMWSYTVTVSSVEIYNEVLRDLLSKDGEKLDIKINPDGTGQLHVPGLRVIEVRSFQHIKKILATARRNRVTFGTQMNQHSSRSHALLCITVQGTDLASGSKTTGKMNLVDLAGSERVWKSGAEGERLKEAQNINRSLLALGDVIQALRGRHTHIPFRNSRLTYLLQDSLGKGSKTVMVVQVSALERNLGETLCSLKFAQRVCKVELGPAARKIESGGGLCD
- the si:ch211-257p13.3 gene encoding kinesin-like protein KIFC3 isoform X1; protein product: MELSDGVEMYAFYSLFVYIFYTVFRKEEEEGETLEGACGASPDEPGPVSMETGSRRRDGHTPRTGKKSCTRYSESSSSCDSDELSDEDQDTSDIPACTPLAAFLSFKQEAEKRRASQVQLEATGKLVESPLVTVMSHLLSFLEQYSHFQQLQQQADQYRVQLKRHRIQHRRQMKALRGSYRQRIRDKNSIISSLEEAISQQQSPSPLNVGESSSDVGSPSGVHRLVESLYGLQGERSKLKGDLRLLHSQLEQKESDRHTQIQAFQQQIDELKSCIEEREEELSRLRTATGATDSEKRVLCLSAENESLKQSLSVTQGLLQQLTTIPSQSSTMLIKENENLRGRVQQLEISLQQRAEQLSQLESKSEQREWRRGEELRQREDRVRELELELNKERGKEPVVKYVTQTVEVESPATVRQLTKARQRNEVLSERLSSQNERCKHLEEQIRKSDEYSCNLQHKIAAYEREIGKLREELLKEIGHLEERKEEAVKAAASCSAEHFQNLQDQFFTLQKRLTALPPTLRSMKTDYASLRSQVRNFSEFYGAAITEAKKQISAAISEMSEANKDLLEKYRKEVALRRKLHEQLVELKGNIRVLCRVKPVLKEDQHEEGQSVVVTTDPNNESSLTVMNKGKNRSFELDKVFQPHATQEEVFQEIEPLVTSCIDGYHICIFAYGQTGSGKTYTMEGSVENPGINQRALKHLFSEIEERKDMWSYTVTVSSVEIYNEVLRDLLSKDGEKLDIKINPDGTGQLHVPGLRVIEVRSFQHIKKILATARRNRVTFGTQMNQHSSRSHALLCITVQGTDLASGSKTTGKMNLVDLAGSERVWKSGAEGERLKEAQNINRSLLALGDVIQALRGRHTHIPFRNSRLTYLLQDSLGKGSKTVMVVQVSALERNLGETLCSLKFAQRVCKVELGPAARKIESGGGLCD